In Micromonospora ferruginea, the sequence TGGAGGGAGAACTGAGGATGCGTACCCTGATCCGCGCCGCGGCGGCGACGGTCGCCGCCGGCCTCGCCCTCGCCCCTTCCGCGGCGCTCGCCGCGCCGAGCCCGTCACCGGGCGCGACCACCGTGGCCAAGGCCGGCACCTCGTTCCTCACCGCCACCACCATCGACGCCGGCCAGCCGGTACGGGTCGGCGCCTCGACCGGCGACCACCTCTACTGGTCGTTCCGCGCCGAGGCCGGGCAGGTGCACGAGGTCGGGGTCACGGTCACCTTCGGAAAGCCGCGCTCCGGCGCGTCCACCTGGACCGTCGACGTCTTCGACGGGCTGCGCCGCCGGCAGGCCTGCACGGCCGGCGCGCAGACGCCCACCGCGGAGGCGTCCGCCACCGGCGTGACGCTCGGCTGCACGCTGCGTCGGGTGCGGCCGTGGGCCGAACCGTGGTCGGGTGACCCGCTGCCCGGCGTCTACTACGTCCGGCTCTCCGTCACCGACCTGCCCGAGCCCGACCTGGGCGCACCGATCGACGTGGACCTGGTGGTCGGCGCGACCGACTCCGGTGGCGCCTCCGGCGACGACGGTGAGCTGGCCGCGCCGCTGGTGCCGAACACGCGGGCCGGCACGGTGCTGGCCGCCGAACCGACACCCGAACCGGCCGCCGAGGAGGAGACCGACCTGACCGGCTGGCTGCCCGAGGCCGGTTCGCGCTGGGTCTGGACCGGGGTGGGCGGCGTGCTCGCCGCGGTGGCCGGTGTCGCCGGCTTCGCGCTCACCCGCCGGCCCCGCCGCCGCTGAGACCGCGACCGGTGGCCGTCGTGAACCCGACGCGGCGGCCACCGGACGCTCCGGTCGTCAGACCGGACGCGGACCCCGGGGCACCCAGCCGATGAACCGGTCCTGCAACGCGGTGACCGGCGCGGAGCGCAGGTCGTGCGTGGCGGCCGCCAGGCAGGAACCGAGATAGACGCTCAACGACGCCCGGTCCACCTGGTACTCGATCAGC encodes:
- a CDS encoding peptidase, whose product is MRTLIRAAAATVAAGLALAPSAALAAPSPSPGATTVAKAGTSFLTATTIDAGQPVRVGASTGDHLYWSFRAEAGQVHEVGVTVTFGKPRSGASTWTVDVFDGLRRRQACTAGAQTPTAEASATGVTLGCTLRRVRPWAEPWSGDPLPGVYYVRLSVTDLPEPDLGAPIDVDLVVGATDSGGASGDDGELAAPLVPNTRAGTVLAAEPTPEPAAEEETDLTGWLPEAGSRWVWTGVGGVLAAVAGVAGFALTRRPRRR